DNA from Elaeis guineensis isolate ETL-2024a chromosome 2, EG11, whole genome shotgun sequence:
TACTCTCGCCTCTATGAATAACATTTTTTGTAAGCTAAAGGTGATTTGATGAAATAAGCTAATGTGATTTCTATAATTCCATGAATGTCAGCTGGTCCTTGATTTcccaaaaaatataattgtaGCTACTGTTAAAAGTTCAATGCATGATAATTTTATGTTGGGTTGCTAAGGGCTCCATTTACCATCCCATGCTATGTTTCTGTTGTGTCATCTACAAATATGAGTAGCCACAAGTTTCTAGTAATAGTTATTTCGTAGACATGGTCAATATTTTTTCTAGGTTATTAGCTTGGGGTTTCCATCATTTGGCCTCACAGTCTAACTACCTGACATAACCTTCAATTTGTCATCCAGGAGTAAGCATCAATAGCGACTGCAGTACCTAAGCAAGCATGTGTAGACATACACCTACCAACCTGCTTCTTGTATGTTTATTCATGAATTAGAGTAATCTTCATATGTGATGTTGTGTCATAATTCCTCTCTGACCTATGCCTTACAGATGAACGTTGTTCCTTAAATTAGACCTTCCTATTTTTATCTGCATCCAGACTCATTCATAGTTCTTGGGGGAATCTATAAGGGTTGCTCCCTTGTTGCATGAGCTTAATTGCAGATGTGGTAAAGTAGCTATCCATGCCCCTAACGCCATCTATCTTTCATGCCAGGCTCCTCTCTTGTCTAAATTTTATTTGTTAGGTATGTGAAACCAGTTTTTCTCAAGGATTGACCCAGGTTGACGGCAAATTTAAAAATATGCACGATCCTTCtatgaagcttttttttttttttttgacatttatGCTCCATAGTTGGACCTGTTCTAAAGGGAAAAGTTCTGGATTGATGACTTCGGTAATGATGATGATATTTGATAAACCTAAGTAATGGTGATGTTCAAGGTGCATCACTGTTTCTGGACTGTTTTACAGTCATATGATCTGCTTGCATTGGGTAGCAAActacaataaatttttagatttagcaAATTCCGCTATCCATGTTTTCATTCTTAGTTAGTGTGTCCTGTTTAATTAGAATTGAGAAGTAACAGAAGATGACGTGTACTTGTAAGTTTTCATAATTTCATTGGAGCTGCCTTTTACCAATCTGCCACCATATGATGCTATTATACTGATATTATTGTGCTATTCTTTTTGGTAGATGAGGGAGGAAGATATTTTACTTAGTTACTGATGACACGCAATTATTTAATGAGAAAACCACTTCTCCCGCAGAGGGATGCTCAGCACACACTAACATTGTTTTCTAATTGACATGCATGCTAGAACACGACTCTTGTTACCATTTCATGACTAGTGGGGGACAATTTCCATTCACTTACATTTCTTCTAATTAACTGCAATCATTGTGTTTTGTCACAACCAGTGATAATTATCAATGGGCTCAGTGTGAGGATTGTTCTAAGTGGCGCAAACTTCCTGTTGATGCAACTCTGCCTTTCGGATGGACCTGTTCTGATAATAAGTGGGATCCTGAAAGGTGATCTGGAATTCTTTCAACTCTCAATTAAGAGTGTTACATTGTCTTTTCCAAGGTTTACTTTGCAATTTGGTATTCTGGTTGTCTGCAACTGTTAAATGCACCCAAACTTGGATTTAGTGATTTAAACTGTCATATATCCTGTGGTTTAATACCTATTATAGGTTGTATTTGAGCAGTAACTATTATGAAGAGATTTAGGTATGTGGCTTTGGCCTCCTTTTCCATCAGGAAAAAATCATGAGGAGCTTGCTTAGTTATCTATTCAACACTAGACGATTCTTTGTTTGCTTTTCTTTGCCAATCAGTCACCAACAGGCATTGAATTGTGTTGCCCATCTTGTGCGTTTACTTTACGCTAAGTGTGATACATGGTTAGTGGTGAttcacttgaaaaaaaaaaaagaagatcataAATCATTAGCTTCTATATTTATTCTTGTCTGACCTATTTGTATTTGATAGTTATTCATGCTTGTATGTGGGTTGATTTGGAGAAGGAATTTGCTCGAAAGAATCTACCTCAAGGAGGGATAAATAACAAAATTTCACAGTGCCAATtaagtaatttaaatttttgttatttctcATAGTGCAAATGCCATTTCGAAGTATTTATAAGATTTCACATAATTTACAACCAAGATTTGATCTTGACCATTGATTAACTGCAATTAAGTCTAGTAATCTACAGATGGGAATGCTCCTTTTTGCTTGATTTTATAAAAACTAATAAGCAGAAACCATGAAAAACAATTATCCTAAATTTCAGGATGCATATCTTACAAACTGAGGAAAAATCTGTCCATGCCACTATATACTTTTTTTGTTTCTGTCTTCTGTTTACTGTTGCTTAAATTCTATTCTGTCTCTCTCTGCTTTTACAGGTCTTCATGCTCGTCTGCTCAGGAGTTAAGTCTAGAACAACTAGCAAATTTGATCCCTATTAAAACTGGTATGGACAGCTCTAACATGACAAGTTTTTGATGACAATTCTCTTGTTAAGGTGTGCATTTACCATATGCTTTTTCTTCACTAAAAGGTTTGCTACAGCTAGTTCACATACGGACATGCATGGGTGTACACACAGAGATGTTTACAACGCCCAAATTATCTGAATGCTTTCATTTATTCATATCATTTCAAAGGGAAAGAGGATTTTCAATTTCTTGTAACTCAACCGACGTATTAAATGCACAAGAATAAGTGACATAATTGATGCCTTGTTTCAGTATAAGAATACCCTTGTTCCTTTCTAGTTCTTGGTAAGAAAGGTAGGATAGTTAGGTGCCTGGTCTTTTATCTCCCCTGTTTGTATTATAAGCCTGAATAGATAGATAGACAGACAGACATTTAACCGTATTCTAGTCTTTCTGAAAGATTGTCTTTTTGTATTTACACTACCTGGAAAATTTGGTCCATACTTAGCCTAAAATCTAGACTGCAACTTTGATGCTGAATATTcaaatttaaagttaaaatttttaaacctcctctttttttttttccccctttcttaaagcccccttttttttcttttcctttttttaaacctccttttttttttttttttttggtcagacATATTGTGCCCATGTAATCTGCAAGTTCAACTCGGAACCTTTCTGCTGAGAGGGGTGCCAACGAGCTGAAATAAATCTGGTTGGCATGCTATATTTTCAACTTTATCAATATAATCATTGACCTTGAATTTATTTTGGTGTTTTGCAGGTGCTTCCAAGAGATCCAAGGTTAAAGTAGAAGCTGACAACATTGAAGTTTCAGATGGGCTTGACACGCTTGCTAACCTTGCCATTCTTGGTGAGGGAGGAGCGCTACCCACTTCCTCTCAGCCTACAACGAAGCATCCACGCCACCGGCCTGGTTGCACCTGCATCGTATGCATCCAGCCACCAAGTGGCAAGGGCCCCAAGCACAAGCAGACATGCACATGCAATGTATGTCTCACCGTCAAACGCCGTTTTAGAACACTCATGCTGAGGCGTGAGAAGCGTCAGTCAGAGAGGGAAGCTGAGGCTGCTCgcaagcagcagcagcagcagcagcagcagctcaTCCAATCACCGGAGATGTTGCCTCCCTTGGGAAATGATCCATCATCAGCTGGTCCAAGTGTCTCGAGTTCTCCTCAGAAAGCAGTGGTGAATAATGATGGGGCAGAGGAGGGATCCGAGTGTAAAAAAACATCACCTTCTCCTCTCAAGGCCCAGATTGATCTGAACATTCAGCCGGAGCGGGAGGAAGAACCATCACCGAAAGCAGATGCTGGCGGGATGATGAAGCTCCTTAGAGATGCTGCATCTTAGTCATACCGTGAAAATTGAAATAGAAAAGGCCTTGGTCAGAACAGACGACAATATGGCCAAGATCACTGCATAGTTTAAACTTGATGCTGGCCCTCACAATCTGGACCACCAGGTCTCAATTCAAGCAAATTCGTGTTGCAAACTGGGCAGTGGTGAGAATGGCGACACCCTTCAGTTTATTGTGAGTGGGCTTTGCTTCAAATCTCACCATTATTCTGCTCATCATAGTCATTGTCACTATAACTTTGTTCAAACCATCCATCTATTCTGGCCAGACAGCCATGTGTTCATAAGTTTTAGAAGTTGGTCGGGATGCTGGTCCTGAGATGcattttcttttgcattattttgTTGACAGCAGAGGAATATAATGAGAAGTTATAAACCTTAGCTTGCAAGGTGATGGTAAATCCAGAAATGACCCCGGAGAAGTTTTTACTTTGTTGCAAGGAATGCCACAAGTTATTGGCATAGTTGTCAAATTGGGATTCGGCTTGTGAATCGCTCATTTGAATCGTGATTCGAATCATAAGAttcaataataaatttattttttataaaatattaaaaattaacatacaattaaaatttatataataaaataatttaaaaaatattaaaataaaaatataataaaaaattaagaattattaaaaaaaattaaaatagaagaAATATAGAATGAGGGATATGAATGTTATCAAATAGGTGAATACCAATTAGTGGTTTCTAAGTTTTGATTTAGCCTTAAGACTTCATGGATCACAGTTTGGATCACTTGTCTTTCTCAGTCAAAGAGAGAGAGGTTCAAGAAAACGGGGGCTTCGGAGCTTTctcaaaaaagggagagagagagagagagagtgcgaTAGGCTGACGGTGAAGGAAACAGGCTGCTAAACGATCGAGATTTCAAAGCTTCCTCTTGAGAAAGAGGAACAGGGAAGAAAGACAGGGAGAGCAATGGGGGACTCATGCAAAGAGGAATATATCTAAGAATATATCTTTTATCATTGAAGCTTTTGAAGTTCGAAAAACAGTCGCACGCATCAGTAGAAAGAGAAATTGAAGAATAGAGGAGAGAGAAGGTCTAGAAGAAAAAATCGAAgttaaaaagatttgaaattgatTCGATTTTCTTTTGTATaccattttaaaaattaaaatatcaaaaaatttagactCTTAAACTTTCAAATATAACAAACAAGATCTGCAAGCTTATTTTTTCCAACTCGAGAGTATCGTGCGATTCATCGATTCGCATGATTCAGTCAATAATTCATCAATTCAGATACGATTTTTTTCACATTTTCAATTCACCATCCACAAGCTTTGAATCGTCTCGAATATGATTCTAACAATAGAGGTTATTGGTGGATAACTGTTAGCAGGTAGAAATGAAATTTCGTGGCTAACATTGAGGCATGATTTACCCTATGGGTGTTTATTACAGGTTTTTATTGACAGTCTACTATTTGCAAGTATTTTGTGTATTTAACTTGGATGTGAACTGTTGGTGTACTCATGATAGGAGCTTTGAGGTCTGATGATTCACTGAAGTCAATGCTGTCAAAAGTTGAGAGATATATGACGTGGTTTTTATTTAAAGGTGAGGTTTGCATTAAATGTACGGGATGAGCTAgtaggatattattttttcaaagaaaataaGAAGCCGAGGAGTTGGTGCTGTTATTTATATGACAAAGTATCAGGATTGGGATGTGACGTTATGTTGGGCTCAAGCCAGTGTTGAAATGGTGTCATTTCATTAGAATGGTCGTTGTTGTGGATATGCACCCTGATCTCGGCCGTAACATATTCGACTtcgattaaattataaaaaataaatattatatatatatatatatatatatatatatatatatatatatatatgatagaaataaaaattactaaatatgttttgtttatgaagatTTTTTATCCTTCGATCTTGGACGATTTATTTTAAATCGTCGTCAGTCTATTTCAAATCACTCAAAATTAATATGCACTCTACAGTCTCCATGATCTCAACTTTGGATAATCTATCGTAGTTTATCCACTGTCGAGCtatattcttctctttttttctctctcaaattagaaaaattcagaTAAAATAGAATTCCTTCACGATCGAGTatcctataaaagaaaaatatcttatcCGAATCAATTTGTGCGATAAATCCAAAAAATTATCAGGACTCTGAGACGAATGCGACTTCAATTCTTCTTCTATAAATAAAGAAGTTTCGAGACCTTCAAAGTATATCTACTCCTCGCTCTCTCCTTCTCATTATTCTCCATTTttcgatttgatttttgaagaatttttacCGGAGAATATCCTAATGAGTATTTTTTACAGGTACTCGAGCGATGCTCTAGTGGCAGTCTTTTTTTCGATCATCTTCACCTCGATAGCCGATCTCAGACAGGGAGATCAAaagtaacatttttttttttaattattgtgtTAAAATAAATTTGGGGAGTGATGGTATGAACTGAAACTGAATTCACGGAGCCAAGCATGCATAGATTAGCCATTCTCCAGGATTTACTCCTACAGGTTACAGAAAATAGATGCCTGGATTTATTTAGATGTGGGATTAATATGTAGCTTTATTGATTCAGATATATTTTCGGAACCCATTATTCTGGTTGCGCCAAGGTTATGGGGAATTTTTGATtactgatatatatttttttcctaaTCCAAAGGCCAAAATTATGAAAGGTCGTCTACGATCTCCTCAATTTTAGGCCTTGTAACCGGACTGTAAGGGCTACGATTCCTTGAGGCTACAACACCTCGATATTGGGAGCCCAGAACTCCAAATCAAATCGAGAAACCTCGGCGACCTCAAACAGCCGGCATGTCTTCTTCTATCGACACGTGGTATTTCAGTTGGGATCTTCCAGTTGCCGGCGCGTCTCTAAGGTCTCTCATCACTTCCAGCTCAAAGGCATCCTTTGTCCCGTTCGCCCAGCCCGCTTTCCCTGGCCCAAATGCCAACCGACGGAGAAAACGAGACTAAGCACGACTCACCTCGCCGGCAACTGACTGTATTTTTTTGGCGCCATTTCTCCACGCGTCCGCTTCCATAAATTCCGTTGGCTCGTTTCTTAGAGTTGTttgtctttcctttttttttttcgctgtttcttcttccttctttccaagGCGAAGATGGAGAAGCGCCGACCGCGACGAACCGGATCCCGGGATGTGAGCTCCCGCTTCCTCCTCTCCCCGGCCTCCTCACCCGCCTCCGACGCCGCCGGCAATGCCCTCTCCCCTCTTCGCCGCAGATCCATTTCCGACCCCCCTGGCAAGCTCCGCTTCTCCGCTGCCTCCTCCCGCGGCCTCTGGCCCTCCTCTCGGAAGCCCGGTACCCTCGCTGACCACCTCGGCAACGACCGCCTCATCGACCTGGCCGAGCAGAACGCCGGCAACAAACCAGCCTCCACCACCACCGCCGCCTCTCCTCAGTCCATCATCCGCCAGCGGAGCTGCTCCGAGTTCAGCCGGTTCGATGACAAGGACGAGACGGAGAAGAAGGGCCGGAGGTCCAAGGAGAACCTCCCGATCGGCGCGTCCATGCGGTACATAGGCAAGATCCACTTCCCCCCATCGCCTAAGCCTGGCtcaccttcctctccttcctccgcTGCGACTCTAGCCCTGACACCCGGCCGGATCTCGGTGGACGAGAAAGCGCTGCCCCTCCGGCGGAAGTCCGACTTCGGCCTCGACTACCCGAGCTCGGAGTCGGACCGGAGCGAGACCAAGATCGCGACTCCGAGAATTCCGAAATCTGATGCGGCGAGGGTGGCGGCGGCGAAGGCGATCGGCAGGGCGAGCTCGATGACGGCGTACGGTTCGGCCTCGACACAGTGGGCCCTGTCGCCGGGGCGGTCGGGGTCTCCTACGACGGTGGCGGTGGCAGAGGGGAGAGCGGCGGGGATGGGGAGGTCGTTCTCGAACCTTCGGCCGCCGAGCccgaggaaggggaggaaggtggGGGATTTTATAAGCATGGGGTTGGATCTATTTCACTTTCGAAAGAGATCGTTTTCTGGGTCTAGCACCGGCGGCGGCGAGGGTTCGTCGCCGACGTCGTCTTCTTCGTACCCTTCGTTGGTCGTAGGTTCTCCGACTGCGGGAGGGGTGGGGGTGATGGGCCACCAGTTCCGGCTGATGCACAACCGTCTGATCCAGTGGAGATACGCGAATGCCAGAACAGACGCCGTGAATCGGATCGGGATGGCGAATTCCGAGGTACGTGGTGTTGGCCTTCGAACCCTCGTTGTGTTTGTCCCGCTCAATTTTAAAGAGGAGCCTGCTTGGTACGCTGTTTCGCCTTATCAGTATTAGACAGCAACCAGCGTCTTCTTCTGAGCCACGTAGACGTGCCTGTGGGTCCCACACTGCTCTTGATCATGGTGGCACGTGGCCAGATctgatttatttgaaaaaaattgctGTTTGATTTCCACGGTGGCGGCGTGGGTTGCATGGTCCGTTGGTCGATTTAATGACGATGTGTTTCTTTGTATCGGTGAGGGGGATGCAGAGTACGTTGGTGATGGGGTGGGCGGAGGTGACGAGGCTGCAGAGCAGGGTGGTGCAGAAGAGATTGAAGCTGGAGAGGGAGAGGCTGGCGCTCAAGCTCAACACCCTCCTCTCCTCCCAGGTCAGTGCTAGAACCCCTCTTACCTGAAATTGCAGGATAGAAACCATAAGTTCACCCATGGATGCCAAAGTCAGGCAGGGATCGTCTGCGGTGCATATTTTACACGGCAGAGAACGGTACATGCTTGGATTGTCGCGATGTCCCCACGTGTTTGGCACAACACGAGCGAATAGCAGCTATTCAAGCATGAGAATAGTGCGACACATGCACCTCATAGAATCTCTGGACTTGGGCTATCAGCTGAGCATAATAACGACGCCCAATTGATATCCTCGACCCACCATGTTTGCCACCAATTTCTGACTGCCATATCCCGGGTTTACTGGATGCTTGGTGAcagtacttaaaaaaaaaaaaaaaaaaacccgaaACATCTGATCAAAAAGAGTTCACGttacatggcgcatggattataACAAGTAATACTCTTTCTTCACACGTAATGACTTAAAtatcctaccaaaaaaaaaaaagacttgaaTGGGTTGGGATACTGGTCTTATGAACAAACTGCGAGCATGGAATGACTAATGTTTCCTGGTGATGGTGATGGTGGCAGATGAAGGCACTAGAAAGCTGGGGGGACATGGAGAGGCAGCACACTTCAGCGCTCTCCACCACCAAGGACTGCTTGCAGGCTACCGTGTGCAGGCTGCCCCTCCTCGATGGAGCCAAAGTAGCTGCTATTCTTATACAACATACACATCACAGACTGTTTTATCAAGCACCAAGATTCATACACATCATTCATAAGAGGGAACTCCTATCTGTTTTATTAAGCGTCAACATTTTTATTTGCAGGCAGAGCCCCAACATCTGTCTGCAGCACTTCGACAAGCAAAAGATGTTACGGCCACAATTACAACCACAATCAACATGATCATTCCCAAGGTAAGCATGAAAGCATCTTGGGCAAATGATGCTCGAACTAGAGCTGCAAACAACGGCGTATCCACAACGCCATCAGTCTCTGGCGCATCAATTATCATATGCTTCCACAACGCTAGGTTAAGATCATAGTTGACATCTAGGGATTTTCATAAATCTCCCAGCATGATGTCTGTAATCATTGTTATTATATACTTCCACACGTTCTAGGATAGAAAATATGATTCAGCTCCTGGCATCATTTTGGAAACAGGCTCAAAATACGGTCCCTCTACTTTCGGACCTCGCCCATGTGATTGCCGAAGAACGATCACTTCTAGAAGAATGCTTCGAGTCGCTGCGCTTGGTCGCTGCCCTCCAGGTAATCAATGATTATCTCCTATCATATACTTAAGGCATCCAACCATTCTAGATCTTTCCACCATCAGTAGTTTCAAGAGGCGGAAAATCATGCCTTAATTCATTGCTTTGTAGCAGATCCAAGAGCAGAGCCTAAAGTGCCACCTAATCCAATTGACATCACTGCAACAACGGAAACAGCTTAAGGAGAACATGGTCATAATGATTAACTAGTCGGAGCTCAAGCCCCAGGCTTTAGAAACTCAGCATCAGACCACAATTTTGATCTGGCACCTAGCATGGCTTAGGTAACGCATGCTTCGCAGGGGGAAGTTCATCAAGGAGCAGTATACCAGAAAATGGGAGAAGAAAATTCATTCAATATTATGGTTCCGAAAAGATCTAGTCCACCATTGGTGCTGTGCTCATGGTCAGTTAAAAGACGAGGAATGTTTATATGAAAAATACTCATGATATGTtctgaatatttattttttaaaagttatTCATACAATAACATGACCATAATTTGAACTGTACCTATATGTttcataaaatatcaactcaaaaaccATCCAGCACTTCACCTCCCTAATCTACCATCCATTCCCACATTGTAACAAGTTTCTGTAATCCCACTTGCAGTCTTTAGGTGCATGCAATCCAGTGTCTGCTTCTCAGCACCTGAATATGTGAAATAACAAGAAATTAATGTTTCAACTTGAAAGGCATCGTCATAGGTGCCAGTTAGTCCTGTTGGTAAAGTTCTCGGATTGCGGTATACAATGACCTGCGCTTGAATCCCCCTACACCCAGGTGGCTCAACAACAAAAATGACTGCTTGAGGCATGGTCAACAGAATTCATAAATGCTAATACCAAAACTGGGTTCTACATTTTCTGCAAATCCAACTCCCAGGAGTAAGGAACATGTGCATTATAATGAAGTAATTGAGAGAGAAGCAGACATGCACAAGAGCCTTGAAACCAACAATCAGAATTCGTATCATAACCAGACCAACCTGTCCAAGCAAGCTGATAACATGAGAacataaaattatattctagtgAACAAGAGGGTTTGCCCTGCATTCTAGGCTGATAGATGAGAAAAGTTGGTAACCACGGCTTGAGAGTGTCCTGTCCCTACGATCTAACAGTGCAATCCAGAACTTGTCCTCCGAGCTTCTATAACAACCCATGGAATTATATACACTCTTTAGATTATGTGAGAGACCTTCACTCGTATGAAGAGTTGAATATTGTTATGATTACTAAAGAAACGAAAATGAAGGCTATGAGTTTGACTAAATTCCACCGAACACATAAAGCTAGCTCATTAAACATTCAACAAATATCAACATAAACATTAAATCAGCAAATAAAATAATAACAAGAGAATGTGCGAGCAGCCAACCACCTATCAAAATGCATATGCCAATAAGCATTTTGAAGCATCCAAAAAGAAAACGAGAAACCAGCAAAATCTGATATTTTATCCACCTAAAAACCAGTTTCTTGGATTTCATCCAAAGAAGATGAATAAAGGAGCCATATACGCCCATCCCTTCAGTCCTTTGCATTCCAAACCTTCAAATCTCAATAAGAGTTTGCATCTTACCAGTTATTATTAGGACAGTCCCCTCATTAAATAAGTTCCGCACATGTTTAATATCATATTGGAAAATAATGCTATGAAAAGAGGAGAGCAAAAAGATAGAAAGCACATTCAAGATAAATGATCACAGGTCAACATAACCACTGAAGCACCACATCTAATTGTGAAAATGATCTTCAAATTCTTCCCATGAACTTATATAACTAATCATTTTGCTGGTAAGCTCCAAGCACTCTTACACACTCTACATACTACATCATGCCATATTAATTTCTCATAGTTCACTTACACCATGACAATTTTGAACACCATCCATTACAATGGAGCCATCATCATGCTCCATGTGATCCTCGAAACAATGACAATGGAATCTACCTCAAAAGTCCAGACTCTGGTCCCCAAGAACACAGAATTGGAACTGCCTGAAGGATCGTCAATGTACTCACCACGAAACTTTTTCAATTATGCGACATCCATCCACCACTGACCATAGCTCTTCCATACCTTGACTGATATATCACAAGTCACATTGAAGCCTTCTATCACAAAGAAGAACCCAGATCCCAGTAGGAAGGTATACTAAACCCCTCCCCTGGTGTATGTAAAACATCATCTGTCCCTTAATGCCTTCTAAAAGCAATCTAGTATGACATTCTCCAACCTCTGCATTACCATGGCAGGAAACCAGAGGAGGAGCTAAGAATAGTGAAGATGTGAACTCGCTTCAGTTAAGTACCCCcatccttccaaaacaaagcaCCCCTTTTATCATATAGCCATCAAACTCATATCTTTAAACAACTTCCTCTAGCACTTCCTAGTTTCCAGTTTATGCACAAGAGAAGCCTAAAAATGAAACCTAAGTTCTAGAACTTACATCCACAGAGTATCTGGCAGTTTCCTCCAGCACTTCAAACCCTGTCTCCATGCCCATCACCACAATTTCTCAAACAAAATGTTTAGtcaaaaaatcaactcaaaccacAAGGGGATGACTCTCACAACCTTGACCTGCTACTTCCAAGCATCAGCAAACCACCATTTCATCACACTCAAAATGCAAAGTCACTACAAGACTTCAAGCTAGCTACCTTATGGTCCTTATGTGATCTGAGGTTACTGATAAATTGTTTCTTACTTCTACAGATAACCACGTATGCTTTATTGTGGAATGCTATCTTGCccttagaatttttttatctcaTATATGCTGCCCTGATCGAGGTATCCATATGGCAGGAAAGGGGAACTGAGTTCCGAATAAATTCAACTTACAGAACAGATAAGGAATACTTTACCTCCTTCAAATTGTAAATTCTCTCAAACCCTAATTATAAGACAAACATAGTGACCACCCAACACCTTGAACATCAAGGTCCTATTTGGATAGTTAGACTGAAAATCCTATGGAATTCATGGATAAGGATGGCAACTTTAGCGACCCGCTGGATATCTAATCCAACCCAACCCGATAGAACCCGGGTTAGGTATGGgttccaaatatatatatacatacatatatatatatatacatacatacatacatacatatatatatatatatatatatatatatatatatatatatccaagatGTATTCGGATCAAATATGGGTAGTGGTATGCCCCGCCCGAACCCAACTGGATATAACCTTAATATATATCTctgttttaaaattttagttattttataatGTTTACATGTATCCGACTCGAGGCGGGTATGGGACAGGTATGAGTATGGGGTTTTTAATTATGGGACGGATACTGGTATTGACTGATCTGACCCATATCCGATCCGTTGCCATCTCTATTCATGGGTTGGGCCAATACAACTAGCAAAATCATTGGATTACAAGTTGGGCTAGACCTATATTCATAATTATCCAAAAGTAACTTGGAGTGGGCTAGCCCAAATCCCATACGGAGAAAAAAAAACCTCAGCAGGTCAAGTACTACTCTCATGGCACATTCCTGCATTGTTGGAAGAAGTGAAACCTTCAAATGGGGTGTTGATTTCTTTTTTCATACTTCCCACCAAAAAGCACATGGGGTGATTGGCAACAAAGCAAGGTTTTCCATAGAATAACAGATTCTCCACCTAGAATAATTAAAAAGATACAAAACACAATAACAATTTACCCGGTAAAGAATgacttaatttgaaaaaaaatcatcttttgtCACTTGGAGGAGAATGGTGTGAATATTTC
Protein-coding regions in this window:
- the LOC105032870 gene encoding uncharacterized protein, with the protein product MEKRRPRRTGSRDVSSRFLLSPASSPASDAAGNALSPLRRRSISDPPGKLRFSAASSRGLWPSSRKPGTLADHLGNDRLIDLAEQNAGNKPASTTTAASPQSIIRQRSCSEFSRFDDKDETEKKGRRSKENLPIGASMRYIGKIHFPPSPKPGSPSSPSSAATLALTPGRISVDEKALPLRRKSDFGLDYPSSESDRSETKIATPRIPKSDAARVAAAKAIGRASSMTAYGSASTQWALSPGRSGSPTTVAVAEGRAAGMGRSFSNLRPPSPRKGRKVGDFISMGLDLFHFRKRSFSGSSTGGGEGSSPTSSSSYPSLVVGSPTAGGVGVMGHQFRLMHNRLIQWRYANARTDAVNRIGMANSESTLVMGWAEVTRLQSRVVQKRLKLERERLALKLNTLLSSQMKALESWGDMERQHTSALSTTKDCLQATVCRLPLLDGAKAEPQHLSAALRQAKDVTATITTTINMIIPKAQNTVPLLSDLAHVIAEERSLLEECFESLRLVAALQIQEQSLKCHLIQLTSLQQRKQLKENMVIMIN